In Bos mutus isolate GX-2022 chromosome 10, NWIPB_WYAK_1.1, whole genome shotgun sequence, a single window of DNA contains:
- the OR4K13 gene encoding olfactory receptor 4K13, giving the protein MEKTNHSVVSEFILLGLSKSQNLQILFFLGFSVVYGGIVLGNLLILVTVIFDSCLHTPMYFLLINLSCIDMILASFATPKMIADFLRDRKTISWWGCYSQMFFMHLLGGSEMMLLVAMAIDRYVAICKPLYYMTIMSPRVLIGLLLSSYAVGFVHSSSQMAFMLNLPFCGPNVVDSFFCDLPLVIKLACGDTYVLQLLVVADSGLLSLVCFLLLLVSYTVIIYSVRHHTASGSSKAFSTLSAHITVVTLFFAPCVFIYVWPFNRYSIDKILSVFYTIFTPLLNPIIYTLRNQEVKAAIRKIRTQHTNSKHAL; this is encoded by the coding sequence ATGGAAAAGACAAACCATTCAGTGGTATCTGAGTTCATTTTGCTGGGACTTTCCAAATCTCAGAATCTtcagattttattctttctgggaTTCTCTGTGGTTTATGGAGGGATTGTGTTGGGAAACCTCCTGATCTTAGTCACTGTGATTTTTGACTCATGCCTTCACACACCAATGTATTTTCTGCTTATCAATCTCTCCTGTATTGATATGATCCTGGCTTCTTTTGCTACCCCTAAGATGATCGCAGATTTCCTCCGAGACAGGAAGACCATCTCCTGGTGGGGATGTTATTCTCAGATGTTCTTCATGCACCTCCTAGGTGGGAGTGAGATGATGTTGCTTGTAGCCATGGCAATAGACAGATATGTTGCCATATGCAAACCCCTCTATTACATGACCATCATGAGCCCACGAGTGCTCATTGGGCTACTGTTATCCTCCTATGCAGTTGGATTTGTGCACTCATCTAGTCAAATGGCTTTTATGTTGAATTTGCCCTTCTGTGGTCCCAATGTTGTGGATAGCTTTTTCTGTGACCTGCCCCTTGTGATCAAACTCGCCTGTGGGGACACCTATGTGCTCCAACTCCTGGTCGTTGCTGACAGTGGCCTCCTGTCCCTGGTCTGCTTCCTCCTCTTGCTTGTCTCCTACACGGTAATTATTTACTCTGTTAGGCACCACACTGCCAGTGGTTCCTCTAAGGCTTTCTCCACTCTCTCAGCACACATCACAGTAGTGACTCTGTTCTTTGCCCCTTGTGTCTTTATCTATGTATGGCCCTTCAACAGATACTCCATAGATaaaattctttctgtattttatacGATTTTCACACCTCTCTTAAATCCTATTATTTATACATTAAGGAATCAAGAGGTAAAAGCAGCCATTAGGAAGATAAGGACTCAACATACAAATTCAAAGCACGCTTTGTAG
- the OR4K14 gene encoding olfactory receptor 4K14, with product MDLQNYSLVSEFVLHGLCTSQHLQKFFFVFFSEIYVVTVLGNLIIVVTVISDPHLHSSPMYFLLGNLSFLDIWLASFATPKMIRDFLSDQKLISFGGCMAQIFFLHFVGGAEMVLLVTIAYDRYVAICKPLHYMTVMSRQTCVGLVLVSWVIGFVHSISQVAFTVNLPYCGPNEVDSFFCDLPLVIKLACLDTYVLDILMISDSGLLSMSCFLLLLISYTVILITVRQRAAGGVSKALSTCSAHIMVVTLFLGPCIFIYVWPFSRFSVDKLLSVFYTIFTPFLNPLIYTLRNKEMKISMKKLRNRHVQPRLIQGILDIALFIIKDIANTIHGFIYSVDKCLSSTFHI from the exons ATGGACCTACAGAATTATTCCTTGGTGTCAGAATTTGTGTTGCATGGACTCTGCACTTCACAACatcttcaaaaatttttctttgtcttcttctctGAGATCTATGTGGTCACTGTTCTGGGCAACCTTATCATTGTGGTCACTGTAATATCTGACCCCCACCTACACTCCTCCCCTATGTACTTCTTGCTGGGGAATCTCTCTTTCCTGGACATATGGCTGGCCTCATTTGCCACTCCCAAGATGATCAGGGACTTCCTTAGTGATCAAAAGCTCATCTCCTTTGGAGGATGTATGGCTCAAATCTTCTTCTTGCATTTTGTTGGTGGGGCTGAGATGGTACTTCTTGTTACCATAGCCTATGACAGGTATGTGGCCATATGCAAGCCTTTGCATTACATGACAGTGATGAGCCGGCAGACTTGCGTGGGGCTGGTGTTGGTTTCATGGGTCATTGGATTTGTGCACTCCATCAGTCAGGTAGCCTTTACTGTAAATTTACCTTACTGTGGCCCCAACGAGGTGGACAGCTTTTTCTGTGACCTTCCTCTTGTGATCAAGCTTGCCTGCCTGGACACCTATGTCTTGGATATACTTATGATCTCAGACAGTGGGTTGCTTTCCATGAgctgttttcttctcctcctgatcTCCTACACTGTTATTCTTATCACTGTCCGACAGCGTGCAGCTGGTGGGGTCTCCAAAGCACTCTCAACTTGCTCTGCACATATCATGGTAGTCACACTCTTCTTGGGgccctgcattttcatttatGTGTGGCCTTTTAGTAGGTTCTCTGTGGACAAGCTCCTCTCTGTGTTTTACACCATTTTTACTCCATTCTTGAACCCTCTTATCTACACACTGAGAAACAAGGAGATGAAAATAtctatgaagaaactgagaaaccGACAT gtccagccccggctgatccaggga ATTTTGGACATAGCTCTTTTCATCATCAAAGATATAGCTAATACTATTCATGGATTTATTTACTCAGTTGACAAATGTTTGTCAAGCACTTTCCATATTTAA